One Thermodesulfobacteriota bacterium DNA segment encodes these proteins:
- a CDS encoding response regulator, with amino-acid sequence MAQTAGWKVVMIADAMADDFTPMAPVLGLLSDAGAFPELWNDGPEGLRRSIAEEADLVVVDLDTPSLCGMDALLRIAQVASRIPVILLARKAGIERRMWALESGAVGMVTKPVDGRALFRFIDKLLKTI; translated from the coding sequence ATGGCACAGACGGCCGGATGGAAAGTGGTGATGATCGCCGACGCGATGGCCGACGATTTCACCCCCATGGCGCCGGTCCTCGGCCTCCTGTCGGACGCGGGGGCGTTTCCCGAGCTGTGGAACGACGGCCCCGAGGGGCTCCGGCGATCGATCGCCGAGGAGGCGGATCTGGTAGTGGTCGACCTGGACACCCCGTCCCTCTGCGGCATGGACGCGCTGCTGCGGATCGCGCAGGTCGCGTCCCGCATCCCGGTGATCCTGCTGGCGCGGAAGGCCGGGATCGAACGGCGGATGTGGGCGCTCGAATCGGGCGCAGTGGGCATGGTGACGAAGCCGGTGGACGGCCGGGCGCTGTTCCGGTTCATCGATAAATTACTGAAGACCATATAA